One window from the genome of Sphaerotilus microaerophilus encodes:
- a CDS encoding TonB-dependent receptor plug domain-containing protein, translating into MNDPRPTPRCPAAPLRHPVARCLLACLATLGSQMATQAAHAVTRPGEGDLTAMSLEQLVNIQVVGASKYEQKQNEVPAAVSVITQAEIQAHGWRTLDEALASLPGIYATYDRQYLYLGTRGFGIPGDYNTRVLLTLNGNRVNDPTYDSGPFGRHFPIDLALIERIEFMPGPGGAVYGQNAMFGVVNVITRDGADLGGAEASLARQGRQRSSEARLSWGRQLDSGWDVLLSASGLRGRGENHTLSYGESGAQGEATGQDGERDREWFARIGRGSWSLEHAEGRRRKDDPTGAYRSDPLVRGQYQGDRYSLTQLQYDGRWDDDRWQCSARLFHGREGYDSRLSYDGGWFTFPASSRWHGAELRLVSQAWAGHKLMLGWEGQANRRQEQHIQDLTDPANDIVIRREGFRVGLYAQDEWRLGDTLTATLGLRLDRNNSTGSHRNPRAALIWQADPATTLKALYGRAHRAPNAYERDYDDGFAQVGNPGLKGESIVTTELVADHRAGSDLGLRASLYHWEMSNLVTLGTIDPTSGVTQYQSGPRVRAQGLELSADRTWTGGARLRGSLAYQGAYQTGGSRLVNSPRLLGKLNASVPLPAWGLHAGLGWRHDGARQSLDGTRLGGHSVIDLNLLARSLLPATDVTFTLRNALDRRYQHPGADTSWQNALAQDGRSLRIELSTRF; encoded by the coding sequence ATGAACGATCCGCGCCCGACGCCCCGCTGCCCCGCTGCCCCGCTGCGCCACCCCGTTGCGCGCTGCCTGCTGGCCTGCCTGGCCACGCTGGGCAGCCAGATGGCAACCCAGGCGGCCCACGCGGTCACACGGCCCGGTGAGGGCGACCTCACCGCGATGAGCCTGGAACAGCTGGTCAACATCCAGGTCGTCGGCGCCTCCAAGTACGAGCAGAAGCAGAACGAGGTGCCTGCGGCGGTGAGCGTGATCACCCAGGCCGAGATCCAGGCCCACGGCTGGCGCACGCTGGATGAGGCGTTGGCCAGCCTGCCGGGCATCTATGCCACCTACGACCGCCAGTACCTCTACCTGGGCACGCGCGGCTTCGGCATCCCCGGGGACTACAACACCCGCGTGCTGCTGACCCTCAACGGCAACCGCGTCAACGACCCGACCTACGACTCGGGCCCGTTCGGGCGTCACTTCCCGATCGACCTGGCGCTGATCGAGCGCATCGAGTTCATGCCCGGCCCGGGCGGGGCGGTGTACGGGCAGAACGCCATGTTCGGCGTGGTCAACGTGATCACCCGCGACGGCGCCGACCTGGGCGGTGCCGAAGCGTCGCTGGCCCGGCAGGGCCGGCAGCGCAGCAGTGAGGCGCGGCTGAGCTGGGGCCGGCAGCTCGACAGCGGCTGGGACGTGCTGCTGTCGGCTTCGGGCCTACGCGGGCGCGGCGAGAACCACACGCTCAGCTACGGCGAGTCCGGCGCGCAGGGCGAGGCCACGGGGCAGGACGGCGAGCGCGACCGCGAGTGGTTCGCGCGCATCGGCCGCGGCAGCTGGTCGCTTGAGCACGCCGAGGGCCGCCGCCGCAAGGACGACCCCACCGGCGCCTACCGGTCCGACCCGCTGGTGCGCGGCCAGTACCAGGGCGACCGCTACTCGCTCACCCAACTGCAGTACGACGGCCGCTGGGACGACGACCGCTGGCAGTGCTCCGCCCGGTTGTTCCACGGCCGCGAAGGCTACGACAGCCGGCTGAGCTACGACGGCGGCTGGTTCACCTTTCCCGCCAGCAGCCGCTGGCACGGCGCCGAGCTGCGCCTGGTCTCGCAGGCCTGGGCCGGCCACAAGCTGATGCTGGGCTGGGAGGGCCAGGCCAACCGGCGGCAGGAGCAGCACATCCAGGACCTCACCGATCCGGCCAACGACATCGTGATCCGCCGCGAGGGTTTCCGTGTCGGGCTGTACGCCCAGGACGAATGGCGCCTGGGCGACACGCTCACCGCCACCCTGGGCCTGCGGCTGGACCGCAACAACAGCACCGGCAGCCACCGCAACCCACGCGCGGCGCTGATCTGGCAGGCCGACCCCGCGACCACGCTGAAGGCGCTGTACGGCCGCGCGCACCGCGCCCCCAATGCCTACGAGCGCGACTACGACGACGGCTTCGCACAGGTCGGCAACCCCGGCCTGAAGGGCGAGAGCATTGTGACCACGGAGCTGGTGGCCGACCACCGCGCCGGCAGTGACTTGGGCCTGCGCGCCTCGCTTTACCACTGGGAGATGAGCAACCTCGTGACGCTGGGCACCATCGACCCCACCAGCGGTGTGACGCAGTACCAGTCGGGGCCGCGCGTGCGTGCGCAGGGGCTGGAACTGTCGGCCGACCGCACCTGGACAGGCGGCGCCCGCCTGCGCGGCAGCCTGGCGTACCAGGGCGCGTACCAGACCGGCGGCAGCCGCCTGGTGAACTCGCCGCGACTGCTGGGCAAGCTCAACGCCAGCGTGCCGCTGCCCGCCTGGGGCCTGCACGCCGGCCTGGGCTGGCGCCACGACGGTGCCCGCCAGAGCCTGGACGGCACCCGCCTGGGCGGCCACAGCGTCATCGACCTGAACCTGCTGGCGCGCTCGCTGCTGCCCGCCACCGACGTGACCTTCACCCTGCGCAACGCGCTGGACAGGCGCTACCAGCACCCCGGTGCCGACACCAGCTGGCAGAACGCCCTCGCGCAGGACGGTCGCAGCCTGCGCATCGAACTGAGCACCCGCTTCTGA
- a CDS encoding efflux RND transporter periplasmic adaptor subunit, which produces MTATLYSAQWYRIARLRPRLRAQVRVQRQHWRGERWYLLSDYATGRQHRLSDAAYQFIGRCDGQRTVQDVWNTLLEGRPDDAPTQDEVLALLGELDELELLQSERAGNAAALRQRRDERRAKRRRSLLNPLSFRLPLADPSAWLPRLDPLAQRLFSPAAGWLLGLGLLLALLVMLTEWPALQAHARQRLGSPGFLFLLWILYPLLKTVHELGHALAVRRWGGEVHEIGLGLILLTPAPYVDASAAAAFTQRHQRALVSAAGILVELALAALALGAWTLTQPGRVHDAALAVMLIGVTSTLLFNGNPLLRFDGYHLMGDLFDLANLGARSNAWWSRRLGARLLGVAGPLPPHAASERKWLIAYAPLALAWRVGLTLALIGWLGATWVGFALLGLAYAAMALLWQPLRGWSRQALQAAAPGAELARVRLRLGLIGVGSLLALCVVPLPQHTLAPGVVWLPEQAQLRSEVEGFIAELPVADGASVRPGDVLLRLSNPELQAARDQLAARLDGLQAEHYQQLLRDPGAAQNLQLDLERSRAELARADERLARLTLRAQVAGRLVLPRQADQSGRWLRQGTTLGYVLAPDALRVRAAVPEQDAHLVRQQFQMTQAAQAVQVRLADGGGEVLDARLSSAVPAATRQLPSAALGEPGGGPIAVEPAAKPGQDPTKGVQATQALQPVFLFDLAVPGLAVERVGTRAWVRFEHGSAPLAWQLYRRASQLFLQHVSPAT; this is translated from the coding sequence ATGACCGCCACCCTCTACAGCGCCCAGTGGTACCGCATCGCCCGGTTGCGCCCACGCCTGCGTGCGCAGGTGCGTGTGCAACGCCAGCACTGGCGGGGCGAGCGCTGGTACCTGCTGTCCGACTACGCCACCGGCCGGCAGCACCGGCTCAGCGACGCGGCCTACCAGTTCATCGGCCGCTGCGATGGCCAGCGCACGGTGCAGGACGTCTGGAACACCCTGCTCGAAGGCCGGCCCGACGATGCGCCGACCCAGGACGAGGTGCTCGCGCTGCTGGGCGAGCTCGACGAGCTGGAGCTGCTGCAGTCCGAACGTGCCGGCAATGCCGCGGCGCTGCGCCAGCGGCGTGACGAGCGCCGCGCCAAGCGCCGCCGCAGCCTGCTCAACCCGCTGTCGTTCCGGCTGCCGCTGGCCGACCCGTCGGCCTGGCTGCCGCGGCTGGACCCGCTGGCGCAGCGCCTGTTCAGCCCCGCGGCCGGCTGGCTGCTCGGCCTGGGGCTGCTGCTGGCGCTGCTGGTCATGCTCACGGAGTGGCCGGCGCTGCAGGCCCATGCCCGCCAACGCCTGGGCAGCCCGGGCTTCCTGTTCCTGCTCTGGATCCTCTACCCGCTGCTCAAGACGGTGCATGAGCTCGGCCATGCCCTGGCGGTGCGGCGCTGGGGCGGCGAGGTGCATGAGATCGGCCTCGGGCTGATCCTGCTCACCCCAGCGCCCTACGTGGACGCCTCGGCCGCGGCGGCGTTCACGCAGCGCCACCAGCGCGCCCTGGTGAGTGCCGCGGGCATCCTGGTCGAGCTGGCGCTGGCGGCGCTGGCGCTGGGCGCGTGGACCCTGACCCAGCCGGGCCGGGTGCACGACGCCGCGCTGGCGGTGATGCTGATCGGCGTCACCTCCACGCTGCTGTTCAACGGCAACCCGCTGCTGCGCTTCGACGGCTACCACCTGATGGGCGACCTGTTCGACCTGGCGAACCTGGGTGCGCGCAGCAACGCCTGGTGGAGCCGCCGGCTCGGCGCGCGGCTGCTCGGCGTGGCCGGGCCGCTGCCGCCGCATGCGGCCAGTGAGCGCAAGTGGCTGATCGCCTACGCACCGCTGGCGCTGGCCTGGCGGGTCGGTCTGACGCTGGCCTTGATCGGCTGGCTGGGGGCGACCTGGGTCGGCTTCGCCCTGCTGGGCCTGGCCTATGCGGCCATGGCGCTGCTGTGGCAGCCGCTGCGGGGCTGGTCCCGCCAGGCGCTGCAGGCCGCCGCGCCGGGGGCCGAGCTGGCCCGCGTGCGCCTGCGCCTGGGCCTGATCGGGGTGGGCAGCCTGCTGGCGCTGTGCGTCGTGCCGCTGCCGCAGCACACACTGGCGCCCGGCGTGGTCTGGCTGCCCGAGCAGGCGCAGCTGCGCAGCGAGGTGGAGGGCTTCATCGCCGAGCTGCCGGTGGCCGACGGCGCCAGCGTACGCCCGGGCGACGTGCTGCTGCGCCTGTCCAACCCCGAGCTGCAGGCCGCGCGCGACCAACTGGCCGCGCGGCTCGACGGCCTGCAGGCCGAGCACTACCAGCAACTGCTGCGCGACCCCGGCGCGGCGCAGAACCTGCAGCTCGACCTGGAGCGCAGCCGTGCCGAGCTGGCCCGGGCCGACGAGCGCCTGGCGCGCCTGACCCTGCGTGCCCAGGTGGCCGGGCGGCTGGTGCTGCCGCGCCAGGCGGACCAGAGCGGCCGCTGGCTGCGCCAGGGCACGACGCTGGGCTACGTGCTGGCGCCCGACGCCCTGCGCGTGCGTGCGGCCGTGCCCGAACAGGATGCCCACCTGGTGCGCCAGCAGTTCCAGATGACGCAGGCTGCGCAGGCCGTGCAGGTCCGCCTGGCCGATGGCGGTGGCGAGGTGCTGGACGCGCGGCTGAGTTCCGCGGTGCCGGCGGCCACCCGCCAGTTGCCCAGCGCAGCGCTGGGCGAACCCGGCGGCGGCCCCATCGCCGTGGAGCCGGCGGCCAAGCCGGGCCAGGACCCGACGAAAGGTGTGCAGGCCACGCAGGCGCTGCAGCCGGTGTTCCTCTTCGACCTCGCCGTGCCGGGCCTGGCGGTGGAGCGCGTGGGCACGCGTGCCTGGGTGCGCTTCGAGCACGGCAGCGCGCCGCTGGCCTGGCAGCTCTACCGGCGGGCGTCGCAGCTGTTCCTGCAGCACGTCTCGCCGGCCACCTGA
- a CDS encoding efflux RND transporter periplasmic adaptor subunit → MSIQPSSSATDAQPAPARLLQPGLQRWLQQHCQSGSEVCAGVVVLAGGEAQSLQPAAEWPAGGALTPPLLNAARAAVQRGRPVVVVPTVRLVGASHNRVLALPIKATAPGGSGVGTEKGAENGAGADRPPLGAVALAVRVEDPTAVERLLRELGQACTELRLGAPLDLAVPDSANAATERLLHYQALLLGGTDLAEGALAFTTELAARLGAERVSLAAQRRSGMELVAVSHSAEFRPELALVQQIIQVMQECADQGERVAYPALSTEVPRIILAHARLHQQAGHGLVSVPLAHGGRIVGALLVEWAGGAVPVGPQVRACERLAAAIAPLVWLRRRADRPWRDRLMLALDRLPSRLRQRNDPLPKLIAAACAAAVAGVTFIPVHYRVGAPAHLEGAVQRVVAAPFDGFLHRSTVRPGDTVKAGDVVAELADQDLKLEARKWESALAQHENGVAAALARDDRAQFVISRGKADEARAQLELARQHLERTRLVAPIDGVVIQGDLSQSLGAPVQRGDALLTLSPVGQHRLVIEVDERDIAAVRPGQTGRLALSSLPTDTLALVVERVTPVATVREGRNAFEVEARLGEGAATLRPGLQGVAKIDAGSHSLAWIATHRLIDWARLASWSWLP, encoded by the coding sequence ATGTCCATCCAGCCCTCCTCGTCGGCCACCGATGCCCAGCCAGCACCAGCACGCCTGTTGCAGCCGGGCCTGCAGCGCTGGCTCCAGCAGCACTGCCAGAGCGGCAGCGAGGTGTGCGCCGGGGTCGTCGTGCTGGCCGGTGGCGAGGCGCAGTCGCTCCAGCCGGCTGCCGAGTGGCCCGCGGGTGGGGCGCTGACGCCGCCGCTGCTGAACGCGGCACGCGCGGCCGTGCAGCGTGGCCGACCGGTGGTGGTGGTGCCGACGGTGCGGCTGGTGGGCGCGAGCCACAACCGCGTGCTGGCGCTGCCGATCAAGGCGACCGCCCCGGGGGGCTCGGGAGTGGGCACGGAAAAGGGCGCGGAAAATGGCGCTGGTGCCGACCGACCGCCGCTGGGGGCCGTGGCCCTGGCGGTGCGTGTCGAAGACCCGACGGCGGTGGAGCGGCTGCTGCGTGAGCTGGGCCAGGCCTGCACCGAGCTGCGCCTGGGCGCGCCGCTGGACTTGGCCGTGCCCGACTCGGCCAATGCCGCCACGGAGCGGCTGCTGCACTACCAGGCCCTGCTGCTGGGTGGCACCGACCTGGCCGAGGGGGCGCTGGCCTTCACCACCGAGCTGGCCGCCCGCCTGGGGGCCGAGCGCGTCAGCCTGGCGGCTCAGCGCCGATCCGGCATGGAGTTGGTGGCGGTGTCGCACAGTGCGGAGTTCCGCCCCGAGCTGGCGCTGGTGCAACAGATCATCCAGGTGATGCAGGAGTGTGCCGACCAGGGCGAGCGGGTCGCGTATCCAGCGCTGAGCACCGAGGTGCCGCGCATCATCCTGGCGCATGCGCGCCTGCACCAGCAGGCCGGCCATGGCCTGGTCAGTGTGCCGCTGGCGCATGGTGGGCGCATCGTGGGGGCGCTGCTGGTCGAATGGGCGGGCGGGGCCGTGCCGGTGGGGCCGCAGGTGCGGGCCTGCGAGCGGCTGGCCGCGGCCATCGCACCGCTGGTGTGGCTGCGCCGCCGAGCCGACCGCCCCTGGCGTGACCGCCTGATGCTGGCGCTGGACCGCCTGCCCAGCCGCCTGCGCCAGCGCAACGATCCCCTGCCCAAGCTGATCGCCGCCGCCTGTGCGGCCGCGGTCGCGGGCGTCACCTTCATCCCCGTGCACTACCGTGTGGGGGCACCGGCGCACCTGGAGGGCGCAGTGCAGCGCGTGGTGGCGGCACCCTTTGACGGCTTTCTGCACCGCAGCACGGTGCGCCCGGGCGACACGGTGAAGGCCGGCGACGTGGTGGCCGAGCTGGCCGACCAGGACCTGAAGCTCGAAGCCCGCAAGTGGGAGAGTGCCCTGGCGCAGCACGAGAACGGCGTGGCCGCTGCGCTGGCGCGCGACGACCGGGCGCAGTTCGTCATCAGCCGCGGCAAGGCCGACGAGGCGCGTGCCCAGCTGGAGCTGGCGCGCCAGCACCTGGAGCGCACCAGGCTGGTCGCCCCGATCGACGGCGTGGTCATCCAGGGTGATCTCAGCCAGTCGCTGGGCGCGCCGGTGCAGCGTGGCGACGCGCTGCTGACGCTGTCCCCGGTCGGGCAGCACCGCCTGGTCATCGAGGTGGATGAGCGCGACATCGCCGCGGTGCGGCCGGGTCAGACCGGCCGGCTGGCACTGTCTTCCCTGCCCACCGACACGCTGGCGCTGGTGGTGGAGCGCGTCACGCCGGTGGCGACGGTGCGCGAAGGGCGCAATGCCTTCGAGGTCGAGGCGCGCCTGGGCGAGGGGGCGGCGACGCTGCGCCCCGGCTTGCAGGGCGTGGCCAAGATCGACGCCGGCTCGCACTCGCTGGCCTGGATCGCCACCCACCGCCTCATCGACTGGGCCCGCCTGGCCAGTTGGTCCTGGCTGCCCTGA
- a CDS encoding efflux RND transporter periplasmic adaptor subunit, whose product MKTPTPLFHPSVWRGLCVLAACLAGPAGVLAAPLTGCLIEPERSADVGSPVAGVIERIEVERGQRVRKGQVLAVLRAEVERASLDVAKSRADSNADLEAAAANAAFNRDRLVRAEDLFRQSFISQQALDQARTEARLADQKLKQAREQRAISRQERDVAEAQLSQRVIRSPMDGVVAERHAAAGERADDKPLLRIARIDPLRVQLVVPTSLYGQVRVGGKVGVSPELPGAARLIARVTMVDKVIDPASNTFRVQLELPNPDLALPAGLRCKAEIDAAAVAAAEPAPGATRHR is encoded by the coding sequence ATGAAGACACCGACCCCGTTGTTCCACCCCTCTGTCTGGCGCGGCCTGTGCGTCCTGGCCGCCTGCCTCGCCGGGCCGGCTGGCGTGTTGGCCGCACCGCTCACCGGCTGCCTGATCGAGCCCGAGCGCAGCGCCGACGTCGGCAGCCCGGTGGCCGGGGTGATCGAGCGCATCGAGGTCGAGCGCGGCCAGCGCGTGCGCAAGGGCCAGGTGCTGGCGGTGCTGCGCGCCGAGGTGGAGCGCGCCTCGCTCGACGTGGCCAAGTCGCGCGCCGATTCCAACGCCGACCTGGAGGCCGCCGCTGCCAACGCTGCCTTCAACCGCGACCGCCTGGTGCGGGCCGAAGACCTGTTCCGCCAGAGCTTCATCTCCCAGCAGGCGCTGGACCAGGCCCGCACCGAGGCCCGCCTGGCTGACCAGAAGCTCAAGCAGGCCCGCGAGCAGCGTGCCATCTCGCGCCAGGAGCGCGACGTGGCCGAGGCCCAGCTCTCGCAGCGCGTCATCCGCAGCCCGATGGACGGCGTGGTGGCCGAGCGCCATGCCGCTGCAGGCGAGCGCGCCGACGACAAGCCGCTGCTGCGCATCGCCCGCATCGACCCGCTGCGCGTGCAGCTCGTCGTGCCCACCAGCCTGTACGGCCAGGTGCGCGTGGGCGGCAAGGTCGGCGTCTCGCCGGAGCTGCCCGGCGCCGCCCGGCTGATCGCCCGCGTGACGATGGTGGACAAGGTCATCGACCCGGCCAGCAACACCTTCCGCGTCCAGCTGGAACTGCCCAACCCCGATCTGGCGCTGCCCGCCGGCCTGCGCTGCAAGGCCGAGATCGACGCGGCGGCGGTGGCTGCCGCCGAACCGGCGCCAGGCGCCACGCGCCACCGCTGA